A window of Synchiropus splendidus isolate RoL2022-P1 chromosome 9, RoL_Sspl_1.0, whole genome shotgun sequence contains these coding sequences:
- the synpo2la gene encoding synaptopodin 2-like protein yields MVAEEAVITLSGGAPWGFRLQGGVEHQKPLQVAKVRKRSKACRAGLREADEIVAINEESCESLSHAQAMNLIDSSPGVLHIRVKRVPAGFQSVVLVSRAPSPRIDKEYRAALRALSPTHYNHAPVREVHRSRSSLTSGLTSPPGSEAYYGETDSDADVAGYERQRRQKRRSPSNSNPGKPTGRASPEGGETSEMSGYDSAPDARVYHSLLETGAGNGGVGLPGVARREVVYQPHGPGMWSSQTSTETSSIISSADDQGPRDVAQEEDSGFLEPANVPLVSPERAKEALMLSSRSQLVPMVGPLSKPIDEELTTTYMEKAKQAKLNRGDTQQDKHVKEAKSKCKTIASLLTDAPNPHSKGVLMFKKRRQRSKKYTLTSFGSVDEDRCLDSQEEDGVFPGSESEFDEDGFSSVPDPTWDSEYMDMLEKRATAGTEGRGDGAEDAPSPGLSDISGKGAKLFEQQRKRAAEHAKKVEASQPPTSPQSHLVDQNQMYEVKPQMQSSFQPQPAPGTIEQSPNLGASSVGNVPMAPPPVAPKPSTAPVTVISGLTSPSETPLPELPTSNVLNRTARPFTPGFISIRASTAPVTFRPPVTKAAQRPASAAVVQPAFHTPQEQASHSANIFYPQAPSHVPAQHSMPSVPFAPSPEAPVTLHAPAISTSVDTVRIAQPLTTSYPAQFATVPQFSSPSSPRVVQQPMARSPVQSVPQSPSSVHFGSSVPPPAQVSVSQQPPPQISVSPVRPVTVVNQQEEVAPTPVPGPTGRTGILLEARKRGGKPKPMFSMPEMKKNSPNPDLLSMVQNLDERFSRYKYGQPPSDAAYDGAEDDGSGEVGAGRFPPPVAPKPRVIHETPQILQAGGKGAQLFARRQNRMGMYVVDTPPETPYQQEVTSYSSSQLDPSSCPSYSSQWKYSPNVRAPPPIGYNPLLAPSIPTGPQRSTGQPESRGRGGPHRDGIKAIDFMRRQPYQLNSAMFNYGGSAANLAPTANYSAQGHQQGDYGRMVGSSLTTPKQIPVKTARTYEIKRFSTPTPMSAPTLSPKVIAPRSATTLGERINHSESNSPPADLFSPRSSTASTTIPVNPPSISSPPATTSGLPSLPKFSTAPVHNPLMPAGPTPYTPISYNSGLQSAKQFQSAPELSILASLPPLKTHSIQAPKPRFVATKGGVQPRVWRPGAM; encoded by the exons ATGGTTGCAGAAGAAGCGGTGATCACGTTGTCTGGGGGAGCGCCATGGGGATTTCGTCTCCAGGGAGGTGTGGAGCACCAGAAGCCCCTCCAGGTGGCAAAG gTGCGTAAACGCAGCAAGGCTTGTCGGGCTGGGCTGCGGGAGGCTGATGAGATCGTGGCGATCAACGAGGAGTCATGTGAGTCACTCTCGCACGCCCAGGCCATGAACCTCATCGATAGCTCCCCAGGTGTGCTGCACATCCGAGTCAAAAG GGTGCCGGCGGGGTTTCAGTCAGTGGTCCTCGTCAGCCGTGCTCCCTCACCACGAATAGACAAAGAGTATCGTGCTGCCTTGCGAGCGCTGTCTCCCACCCATTACAACCACGCCCCAGTACGTGAAGTCCACCGCAGCAGGTCTTCTTTAACCAGCGGGCTTACCTCACCACCTGGCAGTGAGGCTTACTACGGCGAGACAGACAGCGATGCAGATGTGGCGGGCTATGAGAGACAGCGCAGACAGAAGCGACGCAGCCCCAGCAACTCCAACCCTGGGAAACCAACAGGACGTGCCTCTCCTGAGGGCGGAGAGACATCAGAGATGAGCGGTTATGACAGCGCCCCAGATGCACGTGTTTACCACAGTTTGTTAGAAACGGGAGCTGGAAACGGTGGCGTGGGCCTACCAGGCGTGGCCCGGAGGGAGGTCGTCTACCAGCCGCATGGTCCTGGCATGTGGTCATCTCAGACGTCCACAGAGacttcctccatcatctcctcaGCAGATGACCAGGGGCCACGGGATGTAGCACAGGAGGAAGACAGTGGATTCCTGGAGCCAGCTAATGTGCCACTGGTGTCGCCTGAAAGGGCAAAAGAGGCCTTGATGTTGAGTTCCCGAAGTCAGCTGGTTCCCATGGTTGGCCCTCTGAGTAAACCAATCGATGAAGAGCTCACAACAACCTACATGGAGAAAGCCAAGCAAGCCA AACTGAATCGAGGAGATACACAGCAGGACAAACATGTAAAGGAGGCAAAAAGCAAGTGCAAAACAATAGCATCCCTGCTAACTGATGCGCCAAACCCACACTCCAAAGGAGTGCTGATGTTTAAGAAGAGGCGGCAGCGCTCTAAGAAATACACTCTCACCAGCTTTGGCAGTGTGGATGAGGACAGATGTTTGGATTCACAGGAAGAGGACGGAGTGTTTCCGGGAAGTGAGTCAGAGTTTGATGAAGATGGCTTCTCCTCGGTCCCTGACCCAACATGGGACAGCGAATACATGGATATGTTAGAGAAACGGGCGACTGCAGGCACGGAGGGTCGGGGCGACGGGGCGGAGGATGCACCAAGTCCTGGGTTAAGCGACATCTCAGGAAAAGGGGCCAAACTATTCGAACAGCAAAGAAAAAGGGCAGCTGAGCATGCAAAGAAGGTGGAGGCATCACAACCTCCGACGTCTCCGCAGTCTCATTTGGTCGATCAGAATCAGATGTATGAGGTGAAGCCACAGATGCAGTCCAGCTTTCAGCCTCAGCCAGCACCAGGAACCATCGAGCAATCACCAAATCTTGGTGCCAGCTCTGTTGGCAATGTACCGATGGCACCTCCACCTGTGGCCCCAAAACCATCTACTGCACCTGTAACCGTCATTTCAGGACTCACCTCGCCATCAGAGACACCGCTGCCAGAACTACCCACCAGCAATGTACTCAACAGAACAGCCCGTCCATTCACACCCGGGTTCATCAGTATTCGCGCCTCAACTGCACCCGTCACATTCAGGCCACCCGTCACAAAAGCAGCACAGCGACCAGCATCGGCAGCAGTTGTCCAACCAGCTTTCCACACACCCCAGGAACAAGCTAGCCACTCTGCAAACATATTTTACCCACAAGCTCCAAGTCATGTACCAGCTCAGCATTCAATGCCATCGGTTCCCTTTGCTCCATCACCAGAGGCTCCAGTTACTCTGCATGCTCCGGCCATCTCCACATCAGTAGATACTGTGCGTATAGCACAACCCTTAACAACATCGTACCCGGCTCAATTTGCAACCGTACCTCAGTTTTCTTCACCTTCATCGCCTCGAGTTGTGCAACAACCCATGGCTCGGTCACCTGTCCAGTCAGTACCACAATCGCCCAGTTCTGTACACTTTGGTTCCTCcgttcctcctccagctcaggtGTCGGTTAGTCAGCAACCTCCACCACAGATTTCAGTGTCACCTGTACGCCCAGTAACCGTAGTAaaccagcaggaggaggttGCACCAACTCCTGTTCCAGGGCCCACTGGTCGAACTGGAATTTTGCTTGAGGCCCGAAAACGGGGTGGAAAACCAAAGCCGATGTTCAGTATGCCCGAGATGAAGAAAAACTCCCCGAATCCGGACTTACTGTCCATGGTCCAAAACCTTGATGAAAGATTCAGTCGCTACAAGTACGGCCAGCCTCCATCCGATGCTGCGTATGATGGTGCAGAAGATGATGGCTCTGGTGAGGTAGGTGCCGGGAGATTCCCTCCGCCTGTGGCACCAAAGCCACGAGTTATCCACGAGACACCACAAATTCTTCAAGCAGGCGGGAAGGGCGCGCAACTCTTTGCTCGCAGACAGAACCGCATGGGTATGTATGTTGTGGATACCCCACCTGAGACCCCCTACCAACAGGAGGTGACGTCATACAGCTCTTCCCAACTTGATCCTTCATCATGCCCTTCCTATTCATCGCAATGGAAATACTCTCCAAATGTACGAGCTCCTCCACCAATTGGTTACAACCCACTGCTTGCTCCTTCCATACCAACGGGACCTCAGAGAAGTACCGGACAGCCGGAGAGCCGGGGCAGAGGAGGTCCACATAGAGATGGAATTAAAGCTATTGATTTCATGAGACGGCAGCCATACCAGCTCAATTCAGCCATGTTTAACTATGGAGGCAGTGCAGCCAATTTGGCACCAACGGCCAACTACTCAGCCCAGGGGCACCAACAGGGAGATTATGGAAGAATGGTTGGCAGCTCTTTAACAACACCAAAGCAGATACCTGTCAAAACAGCTCGTACCTATGAGATCAAGCGTTTCTCAACACCTACTCCTATGTCAGCTCCCACCCTGTCACCAAAAGTCATCGCACCCCGCTCAGCTACCACCCTTGGTGAGCGAATTAACCACTCCGAAAGCAATTCCCCCCCTGCTGATCTGTTCTCTCCAAGGTCATCCACCGCATCTACAACGATACCAGTCAATCCCCCATCCATCTCTTCCCCTCCAGCCACAACCAGCGGACTCCCTAGCCTCCCAAAATTCTCAACCGCTCCCGTGCACAATCCTCTGATGCCTGCTGGCCCGACACCGTACACTCCTATTTCATACAACAGCGGCCTACAGTCAGCCAAGCAGTTCCAGAGTGCCCCTGAGCTAAGCATCCtcgcctctctgcctcctctgaaGACCCACTCTATTCAAGCACCTAAGCCACGGTTTGTTGCCACCAAAGGGGGTGTTCAGCCGCGAGTCTGGAGACCCGGTGCAATGTAG